A single genomic interval of Daucus carota subsp. sativus chromosome 1, DH1 v3.0, whole genome shotgun sequence harbors:
- the LOC108216390 gene encoding uncharacterized protein LOC108216390 isoform X1 has translation MHIRFKFRSAVSFDEVDIGDRPAISVMELKSKIIARKNLNSCHDFDLVFSDPVTGQEYKDGTHQIPSNSSVIIKRVPAGSVPAAPPDDLIVNLGMKKSNLLCKKSGDIDVFDDFGIDSCVVQDEILPHSNIASVRKNICDNKKENISGLRSGCQKRQAGDFVKAIPKGFDQEYTKGKFPPEKLESRIQEHVKLDKRPVDLYDLAEKNSSLPPELRCSICNKILREAVMIPCCQHSFCERCIRGVLGEKAKCPRCFSHKFTEVDLLPNLSLRQAIEHFLESQNQFSISENALQRFAPDEESGVQAKDLSSDVTIVHKRPKKLGREGDGYAQHACSLSETGNLADFQGENDPVYLPQIHMQERGEGGRVSGTARYRKADRTCYMCNAPDHFIRDCPFANGSHHMPQTGNSVYEVGGMATNVTPYWNNTAFGPLMPYPTMYGNTGLMPFSASLYPVSPIEVYPYMPYMYGHVPAFGGNPRMASVAPLAGNTSANPFTHAERSNSEVEYKSNNSKRYDGERHSHNHYNVTKNRHERRGHYGSDSSCSNHGETDKNMLFSDDKNFIEKYCSQFGPRVEPSSSRDEKRWCRGGDHRRGSSHHRDGVKYIRNE, from the exons ATGCATATACGATTCAAGTTTAGGAGCGCGGTGAGCTTTGACGAGGTGGATATCGGAGACCGGCCGGCGATATCGGTTATGGAACTTAAGTCGAAGATTATTGCTCGCAAAAACCTTAATTCGTGTCATGACTTCGATCTCGTTTTCTCTGACCCTGTTACTGGtcaag AGTATAAGGATGGGACTCATCAAATTCCTAGCAATTCGAGTGTGATAATTAAAAGGGTTCCTGCCGGATCAGTTCCTGCAGCTCC GCCAGATGATCTAATTGTAAATTTGGGGATGAAGAAATCAAATCTTCTTTGTAAAAAG AGTGGAGATATAGATGTCTTTGATGATTTTGGTATTGATTCGTGTGTGGTTCAGGATGAAATCCTTCCACACTCTAATATAGCATCTGTAAGGAAGAATATCTGTGACAACAAAAAGGAAAATATCTCAGGATTAAG GTCAGGGTGCCAAAAGCGTCAAGCAGGTGACTTTGTTAAAGCTATTCCCAAAG GTTTTGATCAGGAATACACCAAAGGAAAATTTCCACCAGAAAAGCTGGAATCAAGAATTCAAGAGCATGTGAAGCTGGATAA aAGACCCGTTGACCTCTACGATCTAGCTGAGAAAAATTCTTCCTTGCCACCAGAACTCAGATGCTCCATCTGCAACAAAATTCTAAGGGAGGCTGTGATGATACCATGCTGCCAACACAGCTTTTGTGAAAGAT GTATTCGTGGAGTTCTCGGTGAGAAGGCAAAGTGCCCTCGGTGTTTTTCACACAAATTTACAGAAGTGGATTTGCTTCCAAATTTATCTCTTAGGCAAGCAATCGAGCATTTCCTTGAATCTCAAAATCAGTTCTCTATTTCAGAGAATGCATTGCAGAGATTTGCCCCAG ATGAAGAATCTGGAGTCCAGGCTAAAGATCTCTCTAGTGATGTGACTATAGTTCATAAGAGACCAAAGAAACTTGGCAGAGAAGGTGATGGATATGCTCAGCATGCATGTTCCCTAAGTGAGACGGGAAACCTTGCTGATTTCCAAGGAGAGAATGATCCTGTTTACTTGCCTCAGATTCATATGCAAGAGAGAG GTGAAGGTGGAAGAGTTTCAGGTACTGCTCGATACAGAAAG GCGGACCGTACGTGTTACATGTGCAATGCTCCAGACCATTTTATAAGAGACTGCCCCTTTGCTAATGGTTCACATCATATGCCGCAGACAG GTAACTCTGTGTATGAAGTAGGGGGTATGGCAACTAACGTGACACCATACTGGAATAACACTGCATTTGGTCCTTTGATGCCTTACCCTACTATGTATGGAAATACTGGATTGATGCCCTTCAGTGCATCTTTGTATCCTGTCTCACCTATTGAAGTTTATCCGTACATGCCATATATGTATGGTCACGTACCTGCGTTTGG CGGCAATCCTAGGATGGCTAGCGTGGCACCCCTTGCAGGGAACACATCAGCAAACCCATTTACACATGCTGAGAGATCAAATTCGGAAGTGGAATATAAGTCCAATAACTCTAAAAGATATGATGGTGAAAGGCATAGTCACAATCATTATAATGTTACCAAAAATCGCCATGAGAGAAGGGGCCATTATGGCAGCGATTCTAGTTGCAGTAATCATGGAGAGACTGATAAAAATATGCTTTTCTCTGATGACAAAAATTTCATTGAGAAATATTGCAGCCAGTTTGGACCAAGAGTTGAACCAAGTTCTTCTAGGGATGAGAAAAGGTGGTGCAGAGGGGGAGACCACAGACGAGGTTCCAGTCATCATAGAGATGGCGTTAAATACATTCGAAATGAATAA
- the LOC108216390 gene encoding uncharacterized protein LOC108216390 isoform X2 — protein MHIRFKFRSAVSFDEVDIGDRPAISVMELKSKIIARKNLNSCHDFDLVFSDPVTGQEYKDGTHQIPSNSSVIIKRVPAGSVPAAPPDDLIVNLGMKKSNLLCKKDEILPHSNIASVRKNICDNKKENISGLRSGCQKRQAGDFVKAIPKGFDQEYTKGKFPPEKLESRIQEHVKLDKRPVDLYDLAEKNSSLPPELRCSICNKILREAVMIPCCQHSFCERCIRGVLGEKAKCPRCFSHKFTEVDLLPNLSLRQAIEHFLESQNQFSISENALQRFAPDEESGVQAKDLSSDVTIVHKRPKKLGREGDGYAQHACSLSETGNLADFQGENDPVYLPQIHMQERGEGGRVSGTARYRKADRTCYMCNAPDHFIRDCPFANGSHHMPQTGNSVYEVGGMATNVTPYWNNTAFGPLMPYPTMYGNTGLMPFSASLYPVSPIEVYPYMPYMYGHVPAFGGNPRMASVAPLAGNTSANPFTHAERSNSEVEYKSNNSKRYDGERHSHNHYNVTKNRHERRGHYGSDSSCSNHGETDKNMLFSDDKNFIEKYCSQFGPRVEPSSSRDEKRWCRGGDHRRGSSHHRDGVKYIRNE, from the exons ATGCATATACGATTCAAGTTTAGGAGCGCGGTGAGCTTTGACGAGGTGGATATCGGAGACCGGCCGGCGATATCGGTTATGGAACTTAAGTCGAAGATTATTGCTCGCAAAAACCTTAATTCGTGTCATGACTTCGATCTCGTTTTCTCTGACCCTGTTACTGGtcaag AGTATAAGGATGGGACTCATCAAATTCCTAGCAATTCGAGTGTGATAATTAAAAGGGTTCCTGCCGGATCAGTTCCTGCAGCTCC GCCAGATGATCTAATTGTAAATTTGGGGATGAAGAAATCAAATCTTCTTTGTAAAAAG GATGAAATCCTTCCACACTCTAATATAGCATCTGTAAGGAAGAATATCTGTGACAACAAAAAGGAAAATATCTCAGGATTAAG GTCAGGGTGCCAAAAGCGTCAAGCAGGTGACTTTGTTAAAGCTATTCCCAAAG GTTTTGATCAGGAATACACCAAAGGAAAATTTCCACCAGAAAAGCTGGAATCAAGAATTCAAGAGCATGTGAAGCTGGATAA aAGACCCGTTGACCTCTACGATCTAGCTGAGAAAAATTCTTCCTTGCCACCAGAACTCAGATGCTCCATCTGCAACAAAATTCTAAGGGAGGCTGTGATGATACCATGCTGCCAACACAGCTTTTGTGAAAGAT GTATTCGTGGAGTTCTCGGTGAGAAGGCAAAGTGCCCTCGGTGTTTTTCACACAAATTTACAGAAGTGGATTTGCTTCCAAATTTATCTCTTAGGCAAGCAATCGAGCATTTCCTTGAATCTCAAAATCAGTTCTCTATTTCAGAGAATGCATTGCAGAGATTTGCCCCAG ATGAAGAATCTGGAGTCCAGGCTAAAGATCTCTCTAGTGATGTGACTATAGTTCATAAGAGACCAAAGAAACTTGGCAGAGAAGGTGATGGATATGCTCAGCATGCATGTTCCCTAAGTGAGACGGGAAACCTTGCTGATTTCCAAGGAGAGAATGATCCTGTTTACTTGCCTCAGATTCATATGCAAGAGAGAG GTGAAGGTGGAAGAGTTTCAGGTACTGCTCGATACAGAAAG GCGGACCGTACGTGTTACATGTGCAATGCTCCAGACCATTTTATAAGAGACTGCCCCTTTGCTAATGGTTCACATCATATGCCGCAGACAG GTAACTCTGTGTATGAAGTAGGGGGTATGGCAACTAACGTGACACCATACTGGAATAACACTGCATTTGGTCCTTTGATGCCTTACCCTACTATGTATGGAAATACTGGATTGATGCCCTTCAGTGCATCTTTGTATCCTGTCTCACCTATTGAAGTTTATCCGTACATGCCATATATGTATGGTCACGTACCTGCGTTTGG CGGCAATCCTAGGATGGCTAGCGTGGCACCCCTTGCAGGGAACACATCAGCAAACCCATTTACACATGCTGAGAGATCAAATTCGGAAGTGGAATATAAGTCCAATAACTCTAAAAGATATGATGGTGAAAGGCATAGTCACAATCATTATAATGTTACCAAAAATCGCCATGAGAGAAGGGGCCATTATGGCAGCGATTCTAGTTGCAGTAATCATGGAGAGACTGATAAAAATATGCTTTTCTCTGATGACAAAAATTTCATTGAGAAATATTGCAGCCAGTTTGGACCAAGAGTTGAACCAAGTTCTTCTAGGGATGAGAAAAGGTGGTGCAGAGGGGGAGACCACAGACGAGGTTCCAGTCATCATAGAGATGGCGTTAAATACATTCGAAATGAATAA